TTTCCCAGCTCCAGAACATTTAATGGCACAATTCAGACAACATGGGATGAATTACATTCAGATGAACATGCAAAGGTTAAACAACAAGACACAGCAGCTTGCACAGGGGACTGCTTGGCCCGACCATTAGTGTTCAGGTATGCTCACAGAAGTGTTCAGGAACAGCAGAGGGCCATGCCCTGGAATTTTTGAACAATATTCTTCTCTCTGCTCCCAAAATACTTCTACGTGCCTTTACTGCTCTGAAACATGGTAAATAGGCTACTAGACCTGAGTTAGTGGCAAGAACTTCTGGTAGTAGCTCTTCGTAACATCGATCATGAGTTCCTGGGTACATTCTGGGAGCTCACCAGAAAAGAGTCCTAGAAGAAGAACATGAGTTTGACCATTAGTGTTCTTGCAGAAGAACACTGTGCAAGTACAAGTAAAATTAGAGGGAGCatacctgggcagcctgaaaaGACTGTGAAAGGTGGAACTACTGTTTCAGGAGGTAGTACTGTGTTGTCTAAGATTTTGCAGCAGTCTTTCAAAACACATCTACGACcctaaaaaaaaagattaggtAGAATTCGtacttaaaatataattttgcaTATTCCTGATAAATTTGATAAGCTTCAGCAAGCTTAACTCTTCAAAACATGCACAGTGGATCATGGAAATAAAACTCTACCCAAATTGAATGCTCTTCCCAGCAGCATTTGAGAGCtgatatactttttttttttatcttgaggaacattctgggaaaaaaatctgtctgctTTTGACTAACACATGTGCAGCTGCATATTAACTTACAACAGTGTGCAAACTAGAACTCAAGTCATGCAGTAACATAGCAAGGGCTTCTCCAATTCAGCAGCGTGGCCTTGACTATTTTGCAATATTTGCACAGAATCGCAGTTGCACTTGTACTTTATGAGATGGCCACCATCCCTGGACAGGCTCATTAGCCAAAGGGACAACAGAGGAGCAAGCCCTTGACTCTTTGAACAGTATCAACTGAACAGTCATCAGTTCTACCCACTGTCCTCAGAATAGCAAGACCAAAAGCATCCCTTTCTGtggagatggaaaagaaaggcaCAGGTACAGGAAGTACACTTGTTCCTGATGGTTGGCACAGATACCTTTCTCTTACAAAGTCTTAAGAGTCTTGAACCTTTCAAGAGGCTCAAGAAAAGACCGGGAAAAAGTACTCACAATGACACAGTTCTTGCCTATGTGGACATAGGAGCCAATCTGGGCTGCATTGACAACACAGTcctcttctatgaagacatGATCACCAAtgtggagaggaaagaaagcaaccCTGCAACAGGAGAGTCTTTTATTCAGATGGTACAACATATAAACTAATTGACAATGTTATTAGACCCCCAAATCACATTGCAAAGTCTCTTGTTTCCATCTGGAATACCAGATGTAGTCTTGACACTATGGAAGACTGAACAGTAACTACTCTTTTCTCAGGTATTTCTAAAGGATGGTCAAGATAAGCAACAGGAAGACCTGCAAATAAGCAAAGATCAAATGAAACACTTTCATCACCTGCCTATTGTaatatttcagtctttccaTATTATAGTATGAAGGAAACGCTAACTCTTAAGATAAAACTGAACATTTGAGGAAGAGCTTTAAAGGGACATTTATGCAAATTACTGACAAAGCAACATAGCACTCTGAACGTGCAAACCTTAGGTAAATTAATATATATTGTAAGCATATAGATTTCAACCTCAGCTTCCCTAAAGAAAGAATACCTCTTACCCTTTGCTAAACTTCTTGAAGGGTGGTCTGATAACACTGCGGCTTTTCACCACGCAATGCCGTCCCACTCTTACATTTGCCAGGTCACCACGGATGATGCAGTCATTCATAACTATTGTCTGGacaagaaagggaagagaaataagTGAGCTGAAACCTGCTAGTGTTCGCAGTTATTATATAAACTCACGTCAGGGAGACTGTGCGAAGAAATGCACACAATGCTCCAGAGTGGCAGTGTGGTGCTCAAAGCAGACACACAAAGCAAGGTGAGGCACAGGCAGAGCCACGGACAAAAGCACTGCCGTCTGCAGCACCGGGGGCAGACAAGAAGCGGCGCCGTGCTGTGACAGACGCAGCCTTCCCCCGTCCCACTGCTTACCTTGCCGTTGAGAACGATGTTTTGGCTGCCGCAGAGAACGGATTGCCTGCTCACCTTGTTGCCCGACGCCTGTGGGGAGAAGGGACAATTGCCGAGCCGAGCCAAGCCGAGCCGAGCCCAGAGCCCAACCCCTCCACCCGGACCCCAGGCCCCGCCCCGCACCGTCTCGATGTACTCGGACTTGTTGTACAACATCTCGCTCAGCTCCATGGCCGCAGCACTTCCGCAAAGCCGCTCTGGACTTCCGGTACGTCACTTCCTGCCGCCAGTCGGCGCTTCCGCTGTGAGCGCGGCCAATGGCGGCGCGGTTGCCATGGGCACGGCAGGCGGCAGCCATGGCGGAGGCGGCGAGCGGCGCGGTGCTGAGCGgggcagagaaagagaaggtCTGGCCGGGCCGTGTCGGGGCTGACGGGCCGGAGCCGAGGCCGGGGTTGCGGTCCCAGCTCGGTTCgttgtgttttgcagctgcGGGAGAAGCTAGCGTTGCTGAGGAGGGAGTACAGCGAGACCGTCAGCCGGCTGCGGGTgagcggggcgggccgggccgcggggctGGGAGGAGGTGCGCAGGGCCGAGCCGAGCCCCTCCACCGTGTTGTATCCCCAGCGGGCGCGGCGAGCCGAGCGGGCCAAGAGCCACGGCGGGAAGGCGGCGGCGGAAGGAGCTCGGCGGCCCGGGACTGAGGAGGCCCCGCGGAGCCCCACAGGTAGGACCGGGCGCGGCCGCGCGGAGTTTCCTGCCCGCTGCCCGGAACTCGGCACCCATCGTTAAATTgcaatctgcagcagcagccatctgCTTCTCCCCTCACTGGGTGCTCTCTGATCCTTGCTGCTCAATCACAGTCTTTCGCTCTTGCCAAAGTTGATTTTATTGTGTGATGTTTTTTCTCGGATGCAGCTTTAATGGGTGTGCTTTACACACACGAGATTTCTTCCCACAGGCTGTAGTGATAACATATCTCCTGATGCTGGCAGACGTGAAATGTGTCACCTACAGACTGAAACCTGCTCAGGCCCTAACACAAAGGCGAGAACATCTGTCCCATTGAAACATAGTCCTGAGTTCTTCAGTAATGAAGTTAGCTTGCAGGACGGTTCACAGGCAAAAAGTACACAGGTTAGCCAGGAAAATGCTTCTTGTGGACTTTCTATGACTGcaactgaggagaaaaaaattcaaacttcCAGAAGTATGATGAAGCTGAGGAGGAGGACAAAGATTCTGGtgtcagaaggaaaagaatcgACGCATGATGTGCATCTCATCAGTGCTGATGTAATGGTGAAAAACCACCCTGCCAGCGTGGAGGAACTTAGGTCACCAGTCTTTAGGCGAAGCAGTTTCTCAGAGGACAGTGCTCAAATGGAGTCCAGACCAGTGCTCACGGGGGGGCAGGAAAGCAGTTTAACTCCTCCAGGTGCAGAGTCTGGAGTTTCACAGGATGTGCCTGAAGGTAGTATTCCTCTGGGAGTGTCTGAGCTGTTCCCGTGTGCTGTGGGGTACAGCAATGATGTCTGGCAGCCTGAGTCCCCAGGTGCCACAGTCACATCTGATAACCGGGAAGCTGCACAGCCATGTTCAGAGAGTGGTGAATCTGTTTCACTTGATGGCAGTGGTAAAAAAGAATATTTCGGGACAGTAAAAGAAATGGACACTGAGAGCATGTGTGAAGATCAGGGAGAATTACGCAGGCTTTTGGATTTAATGTCAGAAAATGAAGTATTGCCCACTGATACAAGTAACAGTATGATTAATGAGAGCAAAGTCCATGGAGAAAATCAAAATGACACTGGTAGTTTAAATGCCTTTCCTTCAGAGCTCCCTCTGGATAATGCTGAAAAATTGGTGGAGAATCAGCAGCTTGAAATTCAATCAAGACTTTCTCATCAAGAGAAGGTTACAACTCCTGAAAGTGCCCTGAACTCTTGCACAGTGGTTGAAGGGCTTCCCTTTCCAGTTGAATACTATGTCAGGACGACTCGACGCATGTCTAACTGCCAGAGGAAAGTGGACCTTGATGCTGTAATTCTCAGTCATCTGGGCAGGAGCAAGAAAGGTCAGAGAAgtaaatgcaaacagaaagatACAAGCTTAGGTCAGCCCTCCCAAGAAACTGTTGAAAATCATTTGGGGTCAGCAGCTGTGCCATTCCTTTGTGCAGAAAGTGATCCTGTGAATTCTAGTCCTCAGAAACATCCTCTTGCATCCAGTGGTAGCAGCACTTCACCTGGATCGATTTCTCAAAACAGCGTCAGCAGCACGAAGCGAGATCAGAGACAAtcacagaggaaacaaaaaggaaaaagaaagtctaCCTGCAGGCCCCTTGCAAATGAAACATCACAGGAACTTATAGAAAGCTTGGATCTCGTAATGCCAAGGGAAAGCAGTAGTCTGCTATCAAATGAGTATCAGAGTGAAAAGGAGAACTGTGAGGCTAATCTTGAAAAATCATCTTTGGATGGGAGacagttttctgttgttgcagCTCTTGGGTCTGAACTGACAGGTATGATACAGCCAGCGAGTGCTGATCCTCCTGGTGGAAGCCAAGTACTTGGCAAATGCAGTGAGTCTCATTCAGAACACGTCCAGAATCCACTGCAGAAAAGCGACTCTCTGAACCCAGGGAATGAAACTTTTAGCAGCCACACAAGTGATCTGGAATGCAACTTAAGTGTGTGTCAGCCTGACAAACATCCAGTGAAACACGTTAAGAATCAGCAAACGCACAgagcctgcagggctgagcagctcctcacagcccCTCTGCGCCGCTCCCTTCGTTCCTCTGCAAGGCACAGGAACAGTCACATCTCAAAAGGTATTTCTTCAAACACATGCTTTAAAGTTTGAGCCAAAGACCAAGGCAAGGAAACAGCTGAGTGTGGTCATGCACTGCTGTTCAAACCCTGCTGTATTTCTATTCAGGAAAATCTAATagggttggttttcttttcttgacaagtttattttttttcttcttaatttagATCATGATGGTGCCCAAATTCCTTGTGCAATTCCAGAAATTTCTGCCTCAGTACAGTGACAGAGAAGGAACAGTTGTGCATGGAcgaggagcagggctgggaactTCTTCAGCTGCCTTGTCTGCTCAGGTCAACGTTGTGCACACTGTACCTGATTTTCCAGTAAATGGATATAAATCTCTGTTTCTCCAACTGAATCTGCAtattaatgactttttttgtgtggggaaaaaaaaatctaagcatGAAACAGAAAGATGAGAATTACTGTCTCCAAGTCCAGAAATAtgtaggaaaatgaaaatgtttgaagaaaaacaaaacaacctggTCAGGCACTCAATCAATTTTGGTTGTCTTTGGCAGTGATATTTTAGCTGAAGCATTGATGCAGAGCGACTGTGGAGTGTAGCATCTTCCTAGAAGGTTCCACTTCCATCTGTTCAGATGgacttttatgtttttttaaatagagtgACAATCTTGATAAGAGATTGTGGTTGCTGGTTAATTTGTGATATGACATTCTCTCTTGAATTCCAGGTGAGAACAAAAGAAGACCTGGCCATCAAGTGGATTCAGAGGGTCCTGCTTCTCTTGGCCTTGCTGCTGAAGACCCTGACATGTCCagttctctcttttccttccgCAGTTTGCAGTGGCTGGCCCCCAAGCTGGATATCAAAGACTTTCATCTACCTGATGAAGAATTTGGACAACTGAAACTTGGGAAATATGAATCTTCCCCTAGGAACGACTTGGAGGTTTTTGTTCCTAGTGTGTTTGGAGATGGTGTGGCTTCAGAGGATGCACGAActccagaaataaatgcagaaggaaaagagcttAAAACTAACCTGCTTTCACCATTCAAAAATGGGTTGTCTGAGTTACCTCATTTGGAAAGCCCAGCTGCCAAGGTGGGAGTTTCTACACATGAATTGCTATTTACTCCCATGGGGACTCTATtaactgctgctcctgctcagcGTGAGTCTCAGATTTCCTCATCTGTTTTCCCTGTCTTGGGTGCAACCCCAGCTGTTTTACCATCAGTATGCAGCGAGGTCTTCCCCAATACATGTTCTCTGCCTCCTTTGCAAGTGAGCCTGCATTCGTCCAAAGAAGCACCTGCACAGGTCAGGGATAATAGGGAATGCAAAGGCTCTGCCATTCCACTGCACTTGGACAGCTGTGGTAGGAAGGAGGAGGGGCAAGGTACAACATGTCATTTAGAATTCAAAAGATGTCCTAATAATAGGTCTGATGGGGCTGTGGACATGGAGGAGCATCAGCAATCACAAAGCAAACGTGAGGgatccagcagagctgctcctgagcAGGTAACATGCCAAGTGTCCTATGCCAGTATTCTTGTGGGTGAGTCCTCATCCAAAGTCTCACCTGACCTATAAGGAGAGACTTCCTTGGATGCCAGCCCTACGTGCTGTCTGTAAGCTGACTTTGTAAATGTTTGGTTTTCATCTCTTGCCGAAAATCTTCTCCCTGAAGAGCGAGCTCTTTAAAATCCTTAAAACTACAGATGTGGGCTTCAGAGCCCgtgtttgaaataataaaagaacaaaaggttTCTGGCACCCTTATAATGTTGTTCTACCTTAAGGAAAATTTTCAGCTAGGATCATCTTTTACATCTTACCTGTGAGATGGTTGCTGAGAAAATGATTTGTCTCTGAAGGGTGGGAATGCTGCTGAGAGGTGCAAAGTGGTGTGGAGGAGTAGGTTAGCCCATTGTCACCTGAGAACTACCTGGGCTCTCATGTTTTTCAAAGGCATGCAAGAGCAGAAAGAGATGCTTCTATTGCAGCTGCTATCTCTAGTGCATACAAAGTGAATTCACAGTTCTGCCTCATTCTTGCAGGTGCTGAGTCTAATTTTGAAGCTAAATTATTCTGATTCTTTACTTGtttgtgcagaaaaaaactgaagcagaacagTTGACTCCAGTGCTGCTTGATGGCTTGAGAGAAGAGAACTTGCAGTTTGTTTCAAAGCTAAAGGTAGGATAACATCAGACAATTGTCTAACAGCTCTTTTATAAAAGTTtaacaaaaaatgcaataaaatgcaAGGTGACAagttggagggaaaaaaaagaaaccaacaaaaagcacaTTGCCTAATTCAATCAGTTCTGTCTTATGTACAAAGCATGCTAAATAATTCCTAAATATGTCATTTTGACTGAGAAAGAATTTCAGAGTTTGTTTCTGACTGATATGATacatccagctctgctccagctctgggCTCAGTGGGGTCCTTGTTGGTTTAAATGACAAGTGATTTTTGTTAGATGAGCTGACTGCTCCCTGCTCAGGGCACAATCCAccaggtttgttttctgtggtgcCTCACTGGCACTTTACTTGAATATTAACATCTTGAACATTCAATTTTAGCCTCAAGTTGTCATTGTGCTCAGTCTCAAGAAGTGTTTTTCTCGATCTGAGCCTCCATGCTATCGTAGGCATCAGAAGAAAACcagcactgttttgttttggacaGGATTCTTCAAGTTCCTGTGCTGTGGATGTGAGCAGCGTGTGGTGGgaagcagctggctgcagagagctgtgtgtGGTGACTGCCTGTGAGAGTTCAGTTTCCCTGTGGAAACCTCAGGCATTTGATTGCTGGGAGAAGGTCTATACTTGGCAACTTGGAGAGGTAAGGGCACAGTCTTTATTTCTAGAACTCAAACAGCTTTCTTGTATCACTGTGTTAATTCCAAAGAAACAAGGAGCTTGAAGTCTTGGGTGCAAGATTTGTTCTTTAGATGGTGTTTTTCACTGCATCAGGCAACAGAATGACATCCACTGGTGATGAGGAAGGGCAGTGTTCTGTATGGTTCCATGCTGTCTGCTGGAACTTGACTTCATGTACTGAATGAATggtggctgctctgtgctcttccTTGTAGATCCCTTGAGACACCTTTTGTGTCATGTCAGTAGGGATTGCTTACTTAGATGAGCAGCAAAGAAATCAGCTGTTCAACTAAGTGTGTTTCTTCAGAGGGGTCTGAAAATTGGTTCTGCCCCATGTAGTTTTGCTTGAAACACTCTAGAAAATGGGAATGTAGTCAAAGGAAGAGGGACATTGTGGGTAACATGGAATTCTTGCTGTGCTGTCCTAGATTCCTGTAATACAGATCATTCCTGTGCCAGACACCTGTAACCTTGTGTGTATAGCATTGGGAAATTTGGAGATTGGAGAAATAAGgtactgtatttatttcttcctaacGTTTTGCTCCCCAAATCATTGCAGCTTTACTCTCCTCTTGTGTAGTAGCTGAAATTGACTCTTACTAATGTGTCACTATTTCAGTCTCTTTTATTGTTGGAAAATATAGAAGGAATTTCTAAAAATCAATTATAAAGATTTGCTTATTCACCCTGGAGGTGATAGGCTGTTTAAATGGATTTCTTTAATATGCTGAGGTGTATTTGAATTatgcttccttctgttgttAAGCATAATTTTCTCCTAATTTAGGCTCTTGCTTTATTCTTCTGAGAATGACACATTCAAGCAATCACTAGTGAAAAGTGGGAATATAAAAGCTGTTCTTGGGCTGAAGGATGGAAGgctggtcagcagcagcagagccatgcaAGAGCAGCAAGTGGAAATCGTATCACTTTCGGAGTCAGGAAGGTGAGTCTTTTAGTTTTGGGGTGGTCTTGGTATGGCAGGTACAAAAGTAAGGGATGTAGAAAAGCGTGgggtttctcttctttttggaAGTGTGCTGAGTACAGAACACAATTACTGTTCTGACTGCCTTTTCTCACTTGTTTGCATCTGCTATTCAGGTGCAAGGACAGACAGACTTTGATGCCTCCCGAAGAAACTGTTCTGGCTTTTGCTGAAGTAGAAGGAGTGCGAGACGCCTTGGTTGGCACCACTGCAGTAAACAGTGTTGCAGTTTGGTCAGTGTTTCCTTTGCAATTAAATGGCTTTGGGTGTAAGTGGTGGCTCTGACATCTGCAGACATCATGAAGGCCTGTCGGCTGGCTGCTGATTTGCCTGTGAGATAATAATTATCAAAGGGCCTGGTCTGGCCCTTTAAATTCTGTGCAGCTATGGAGGTAGTGAATGAACTGTGCTGCTGTAACTCCATTTGTGTCATATTCAGTACATCTCTTCCTCTTGTCATGTTTCAGTTTGCTTCCTATGAAATCAAAACTGTCTTGTGTAGTGGTACAATTGTGATTGGGAAACCAGAATGAGGATGGAAATGCAGTCAGAATTTGTCTTTTCACCAACGCAGGAATTTGAAAACAGGCCAACTCCTGAAGAAGATGCACATTGGCTATTCCTACCCAGCCTCAGTCTGCCATCGAGCATATTCTGACTCTGTACGTATGTCAATATGGCACTCAGTTTATGCATGGATTGCACTGTGGTGGGAACTTGAAGGAGTGGATTGAAACATCATCTCTATTTAGAATCACTGaagatatttcagaagaaaacaggttAACTAGAACAAATAAGCCACACTGTCTTCTTCAAATTCTTCAAAAGCTTTGGCCAGATAAGCTGCTAAGTGGGGAGCAGCATTACTGTTGCCCAATGCCAGTGCCTCATTAGTCTCTTTCATTGTGCAGGCAGGTGCTAGCATGATGAGACACATTGCCATCATCAGACAACCTATTTGAGTGGCTATTATTTACATAATATCCCTGAGGTTATAAACTTCAAAGCCAGGCTTCACACACGTGATTCTTTGCCACTTGCTTCTACCTGTGTTGTGATATGGCTGGATTTTATGGTTGTCAAGGATTTGATTGCTCTTAGTAAGCGTGTATTATTTTGGGACAAGAATGTCTTGTCTAATAACAATGGTTTGAGTCAGACTCTTTGCAGACTTCTTGTGAATATCTATCCCATCATATTTCATACTTATCTGTGGCtgttctgagagctgctgttttcagctgtgctggttTACAAGGAACTTTTGTTAAATTAATGATTTCCTAAGGATTAAACTAAGGCCCAGAAATTTTACTTTCAGTGTCCCCTGGTCCTACAGCAAGTTTAGCTTTTACAAGCAGAAAGGTAAGCATGTAAGTCCATGGGGTCACTGAGCATTACATCAGCCCTTATCagtcagcagctgctttgctttctaaCTAATTTGATAAGAAAACCACTTGTATTTTATTCAGTAAAAACAATGCATCACTGTCCGTGGGGCTTTGATGATAGAGAATGAAGCAATTAATTATTGGAAAATTCCTCtgaattttttcctctcttactgttatttttagtgatgtatttttcctctgtgtacCAGGGCCtcctgtttgttgttttaagcCATCCCCATGCCAAAGAGAGCGAGTCCTGTGGAAACCCCGCGTTCCGTGTGATCGCCTTCAACCCGAAAACAGCCAGAAGCACCGGGGTGATGttttcctccctcccacctGGACACACTGGAAGGTAAGTACCTTGGGGATGCTGCCTGCTCGTCTTTGTGGCACCTTTGAGGTGGCTTTGGAGGAGACTCAGTTAAcgagctgagcagcagtgctggcagtgagcCATTCACCATCTTTCCGATGATAAGAGGGCTGCCATCCATCACTTCCACTCGCGTTGTGCATTTGTTATAATGCAGCGAGGGTGTTGGCTTTTTCCTGCCTGCTTCCTGCACGAATCTGGGAGTTAACCTCTGAGCTCCCTGCGTCACGGCTCAGCAGGAGGGCTCTGCTCGCCAGAGCCACGCTGTAagcttcctttcccttcccccccctccagTCAAAGTGATTATGGAAATGCTGTAGCTGGATTCATCCCACAAACCCTTAGTCAAAAACCTCCTGAGAAAATACGTGCAAATGAGACTGGTGTCAGCCTTTGTGATGTTAAGTACCGCTTTGCCTGGTTTATTTATGTTAAGCAGCTGTTTGCAGTCTGATgaccttttccttcctgtgtcTTGCGTTTTGAAGGCTAATCTATTTAAGACGCACTGTTGCAATGCACTTACGACCCTCACGTTTCCTGTGTGCGCGAGTGGTAGCAGGTTGAGATCCTGGCTAACAGAACAACTTTCAATTTCTGAGGACAGGGGAGTATCGCAtgagcctccttttcttccagatgCACTAAAGATGCAATATTTAACATAACCTGGTTCTCTACATCGGCTTAAACGTGCTTGCAGATTTTTTAGGTGTATTAGAGCTAGTGTAGATTTTCTACGGGCATAATAGCTCTGCATTGAAGGCTGTGCCGGCATTCTCCCAGCCGAGCTGCAGCCCAGTGACGCAAGGTGTCTCCCGCAGGTACTTGGAAGGGGAGGTGAAGGACGCTTcggctgcagctgtgctgacgTCGGGGGCCATCGCGGTGTGGGATCTGCTGCTGGGCCGCTGCACCGCACTGCTGCCGCCGGGCTCGGACAGCCGCTGGACTCTGGTGCGCTGGAGCGCGGCGGACACAGGGCTGCTGGCGGGGCGGGCGGACGGCAGCGTGTGCGTGTACCGCTACGCGAGGCACGGGGCGGCCTGACCGCGCCTCCCTCGGGGCCGCGCGCGGCGTTTGTTGCAGTCATTAAAGTGCTTCGGTTCGGTGACGCTCCGTCCGTCTGCGCCGTACCGGAATCGGGAGCCGCGCGGCCTCCCGCCGCCAGAGGGCGCCGTTTTCCCCCCGCCCGCCGTCACTCTCGCGCCGAGCACGCGCGCTTCCGGGCGCGGCGCGGGGGCTGCTGGGATCAGGTCACCATGGCGGCCCGTGTCCTCTCGGCCTGCGTCCGCCGCCTGCTGCCCCGTGCCGGCGCCGCCGTTCTCCCCGTCCCCCACGCCGCGCTCGGCACGCTCCGCCCCGGCCGCCCGCGGGCCCCGCAGCCCGCCTTTATCCCCACGGCGCTGCGGGCGGGTCTTGTGCCGTGCCGCCGCTACTCGGAGCTGCCGCCGCTGACGCTGGCCGACATCAAGGAGCGCGTCCTGTACGTCCTGAAGCTGTACGACAAGATCGACCCCGAGAAGGCGAGCGGGGGCCGGGTCGGggggggcggggccggggccgggagCGGGAGCTGACTGCCTGTGTGCACCCCCAGCTGACGGCCGAGGCGCATTTCATGAAGGACCTGGGGCTGGACAGCCTGGACCAAGTGGAGATCATCATGGCCATGGAGGACGAGTTCGGTAATGGCGCGGGCGTTGGTGTGCGTCCGCGTGGACCGGGCAGAGAGGAGCTCCGTGTTCTGGGTTGTGTTTCGGGGCAGATCCGCTGCTGAGAGCCCCGCGCTCCCcatcccaggctgcagctctgtttgtTCTATGAGCATTCGGCAGCAAACTGAACCCAAGG
This window of the Lagopus muta isolate bLagMut1 chromosome 15, bLagMut1 primary, whole genome shotgun sequence genome carries:
- the NDUFAB1 gene encoding acyl carrier protein, mitochondrial — encoded protein: MAARVLSACVRRLLPRAGAAVLPVPHAALGTLRPGRPRAPQPAFIPTALRAGLVPCRRYSELPPLTLADIKERVLYVLKLYDKIDPEKLTAEAHFMKDLGLDSLDQVEIIMAMEDEFGFEIPDGDAEKLMCPQEIVDYIADKKDVYE
- the DCTN5 gene encoding dynactin subunit 5; amino-acid sequence: MELSEMLYNKSEYIETASGNKVSRQSVLCGSQNIVLNGKTIVMNDCIIRGDLANVRVGRHCVVKSRSVIRPPFKKFSKGVAFFPLHIGDHVFIEEDCVVNAAQIGSYVHIGKNCVIGRRCVLKDCCKILDNTVLPPETVVPPFTVFSGCPGLFSGELPECTQELMIDVTKSYYQKFLPLTQVASARV
- the PALB2 gene encoding partner and localizer of BRCA2; translated protein: MAARLPWARQAAAMAEAASGAVLSGAEKEKLREKLALLRREYSETVSRLRRARRAERAKSHGGKAAAEGARRPGTEEAPRSPTGCSDNISPDAGRREMCHLQTETCSGPNTKARTSVPLKHSPEFFSNEVSLQDGSQAKSTQVSQENASCGLSMTATEEKKIQTSRSMMKLRRRTKILVSEGKESTHDVHLISADVMVKNHPASVEELRSPVFRRSSFSEDSAQMESRPVLTGGQESSLTPPGAESGVSQDVPEGSIPLGVSELFPCAVGYSNDVWQPESPGATVTSDNREAAQPCSESGESVSLDGSGKKEYFGTVKEMDTESMCEDQGELRRLLDLMSENEVLPTDTSNSMINESKVHGENQNDTGSLNAFPSELPLDNAEKLVENQQLEIQSRLSHQEKVTTPESALNSCTVVEGLPFPVEYYVRTTRRMSNCQRKVDLDAVILSHLGRSKKGQRSKCKQKDTSLGQPSQETVENHLGSAAVPFLCAESDPVNSSPQKHPLASSGSSTSPGSISQNSVSSTKRDQRQSQRKQKGKRKSTCRPLANETSQELIESLDLVMPRESSSLLSNEYQSEKENCEANLEKSSLDGRQFSVVAALGSELTGMIQPASADPPGGSQVLGKCSESHSEHVQNPLQKSDSLNPGNETFSSHTSDLECNLSVCQPDKHPVKHVKNQQTHRACRAEQLLTAPLRRSLRSSARHRNSHISKGENKRRPGHQVDSEGPASLGLAAEDPDMSSSLFSFRSLQWLAPKLDIKDFHLPDEEFGQLKLGKYESSPRNDLEVFVPSVFGDGVASEDARTPEINAEGKELKTNLLSPFKNGLSELPHLESPAAKVGVSTHELLFTPMGTLLTAAPAQRESQISSSVFPVLGATPAVLPSVCSEVFPNTCSLPPLQVSLHSSKEAPAQVRDNRECKGSAIPLHLDSCGRKEEGQGTTCHLEFKRCPNNRSDGAVDMEEHQQSQSKREGSSRAAPEQKKTEAEQLTPVLLDGLREENLQFVSKLKDSSSSCAVDVSSVWWEAAGCRELCVVTACESSVSLWKPQAFDCWEKVYTWQLGEIPVIQIIPVPDTCNLVCIALGNLEIGEIRLLLYSSENDTFKQSLVKSGNIKAVLGLKDGRLVSSSRAMQEQQVEIVSLSESGRCKDRQTLMPPEETVLAFAEVEGVRDALVGTTAVNSVAVWNLKTGQLLKKMHIGYSYPASVCHRAYSDSGLLFVVLSHPHAKESESCGNPAFRVIAFNPKTARSTGVMFSSLPPGHTGRYLEGEVKDASAAAVLTSGAIAVWDLLLGRCTALLPPGSDSRWTLVRWSAADTGLLAGRADGSVCVYRYARHGAA